A genome region from Setaria italica strain Yugu1 chromosome III, Setaria_italica_v2.0, whole genome shotgun sequence includes the following:
- the LOC101764435 gene encoding metacaspase-5 yields the protein MGEKRAVLVGINYPGTKAELKGCHNDVARMRRCLVDRFGFDESGIRVLVDDGSGGPQPTGANIRRELARLVGDARPGDLLFFHYSGHGTRLPAETGQDDDTGYDECIVPCDMNLITDQDFTELVQKVPEGCLLTIVSDSCHSGGLLDKTKEQIGHSTKQNQTQRRELEERSDSGTSFRAFLKETVRDVFESQGIHLPHRGHRHSDDGDDGDEEPRYIDAADAHVKNRSLPLSTLIEMLKEKTGKDDIDVGSIRLTLFNLFGDDASPKVKKFMKVMLNKLQQGQHGGVMGFMGALAQEFLKAKLEGQQDQLEPAMNQEVHSEEEVYAGTTARVPSNGVLISGCQTDQTSADATTPKGVSYGALSNAIQTILAEHGTVTNKELVLKARKMLSKQGYTQQPGLYCSDEHASVAFIC from the exons ATGGGGGAGAAGCGCGCGGTGTTGGTGGGGATCAACTACCCGGGCACCAAGGCGGAGCTCAAGGGCTGCCACAACGACGTCGCCCGCATGCGCCGCTGCCTCGTCGACCGCTTCGGCTTCGACGAGTCCGGCATCCGCGTCCTCGTCGACGACGGCTCCGGGGGGCCGCAGCCCACGGGGGCCAACATCCGGCGGGAGCTCGCGCGCCTCGTCGGGGACGCGCGGCCCGGGGACCTGCTCTTCTTCCACTACAGCGGGCACGGCACGCGGCTGCCCGCCGAGACCGGCCAGGACGACGACACCGGGTACGACGAGTGCATCGTGCCCTGCGACATGAATCTTATCACAG ACCAAGATTTCACGGAGCTTGTGCAAAAAGTCCCCGAAGGCTGTCTGCTCACCATAGTCTCTGATTCATGCCATAGTGGTGGGCTACTTGACAAGACCAAGGAGCAGATTGGGCACAGTACCAAGCAGAACCAGACCCAGCGCCGGGAACTAGAAGAGCGGTCTGATTCTGGTACCAGCTTCCGTGCATTCCTCAAAGAGACTGTCCGGGACGTGTTTGAGTCTCAAGGAATCCACTTGCCTCACCGTGGCCACCGGCACAGCGACGACGGGGATGATGGTGATGAGGAGCCACGCTACATCGACGCAGCAGATGCCCATGTCAAAAACCGATCGCTACCTCTCTCGACATTGATCGAGATGCTCAAGGAGAAGACTGGGAAGGATGACATTGATGTAGGCTCAATCCGGCTGACGCTTTTCAACCTCTTCGGAGATGACGCCAGTCCCAAGGTCAAGAAGTTTATGAAGGTCATGCTGAACAAGCTCCAGCAGGGCCAGCACGGCGGCGTCATGGGCTTCATGGGCGCCCTGGCACAGGAATTCCTGAAAGCCAAGCTGGAAGGACAGCAAGACCAGCTCGAGCCAGCCATGAACCAAGAGGTGCACAGCGAGGAGGAGGTGTACGCCGGGACGACGGCTAGGGTGCCAAGCAACGGCGTCCTGATCAGTGGGTGCCAGACCGATCAGACCTCTGCCGACGCGACCACACCGAAGGGCGTCTCCTACGGCGCGCTCAGCAACGCCATCCAGACCATCCTCGCGGAGCACGGGACGGTGACGAACAAGGAGCTGGTGCTGAAAGCGCGCAAGATGCTGTCCAAGCAGGGGTACACTCAGCAGCCTGGCCTTTACTGCAGCGATGAGCACGCTAGTGTGGCTTTCATATGCTGA
- the LOC101779846 gene encoding LOW QUALITY PROTEIN: metacaspase-6-like (The sequence of the model RefSeq protein was modified relative to this genomic sequence to represent the inferred CDS: inserted 2 bases in 2 codons) yields the protein MGRKRAVLVGINYVGRDDELREKYRGCLNDVSRMRRCLVDRFGFDAADIRVLADADTSTPPPTGANIRRLVGDARPGDTLFFHYSGHGLQLPAETGEDDDTGYDECIVPGDGNLIKDQDFKELVAKVPDGCXLTIVSDSCHSGGLIDKAKKQIGNSTRQNKNQHPDQRETRPPFYASLLGIVHGAFESLSIHLHRRGFQQSSRSQSNGAELDTKAEVKVTTHASVKSRSLPLPAFIEMLRESTGRXGVGVGTIRTTLFRHFGDDVSAKLKKFAQVMAAGKLRQDGELLEGDELGQAETRSRAAASGQEVRSSVKVKEVYAGTAASVPLPRNGVLISGCQTDQTSGDATTAEGVSYACSTTKKYGAVTSRELVLRARELLAKQGVTTQQPGLYCSDEHASVPFVC from the exons ATGGGGCGGAAGCGCGCGGTGCTGGTGGGCATCAACTACGTCGGCAGGGACGACGAGCTGAGGg aaaaatacagGGGCTGCCTCAACGACGTGTCCCGGATGCGGCGGTGCCTCGTCGACCGCTTCGGCTTCGACGCCGCAGACATCCGCgtgctcgccgacgccgacacgtccacgccgccgcccacggggGCCAACATCCGGCGGCTCGTCGGGGACGCCCGCCCCGGGGACACGCTCTTCTTCCACTACAGCGGACACGGGTTGCAGCTCCCCGCCGAGACCGGGGAGGACGACGACACCGGGTACGACGAGTGCATCGTGCCCGGCGACGGCAACCTCATCAAAG ACCAAGATTTCAAGGAGCTCGTGGCGAAAGTGCCTGATGGAT CTCTAACCATAGTATCAGACTCATGCCACAGTGGCGGCCTGATCGACAAGGCCAAGAAGCAGATTGGTAACAGCACTCGTCAGAACAAAAACCAGCACCCGGACCAGCGAGAAACGCGGCCACCTTTCTACGCGTCCCTCCTAGGCATCGTCCATGGCGCGTTCGAGTCCCTAAGcatccacctccaccgccgtggCTTCCAGCAGAGCAGCCGCAGCCAGAGCAACGGAGCCGAGCTGGACACGAAGGCTGAGGTAAAGGTAACCACACACGCCAGCGTCAAAAGTCGATCGCTGCCTCTCCCGGCGTTCATCGAGATGCTCAGGGAGAGCACCGGGA ACGGCGTCGGCGTGGGCACGATCCGGACGACGCTGTTCCGCCACTTCGGCGACGACGTGAGCGCCAAGTTGAAGAAGTTCGCGCAGGTCATGGCGGCAGGCAAGCTCCGGCAGGACGGCGAGCTGCTGGAGGGAGACGAATTGGGGCAGGCGGAAACGCGCAGCCGGGCCGCCGCCTCGGGACAGGAGGTTCGCAGCAGCGTCAAGGTCAAGGAGGTCTAcgccggcacggcggcgagcGTGCCCCTGCCTCGGAACGGCGTCCTGATCAGCGGGTGCCAGACGGACCAGACCTCCGGGGACGCGACCACGGCGGAGGGCGTGTCCTATGCTTGCTCAACAACGAAGAAGTACGGGGCGGTGACGAGCAGGGAGCTGGTGCTCAGGGCGCGGGAGCTGCTGGCCAAGCAGGGGGTCACTACGCAGCAGCCCGGCCTTTACTGCAGCGATGAGCATGCCAGTGTGCCTTTCGTATGCTGA
- the LOC101764837 gene encoding metacaspase-4 codes for MGQKRAVLVGINYPGTDGELKGCLNDVSRMRRCLVERFGFDEAGIRVLADADPSTPPPTGANIRLELERLVAGARAGDTLFFHYSGHGLQLPAETGEDDDTGYDECIVPCDLNLIKDQDFTELVAKVPDGCLFTMVSDSCHSGGLIDKTKEQIGNSTKQSKAQQLRDRDMKPPPASGAGACTCTSLLRIIHGALKSLGIHLPCHGHKQSTQNGGKEPDAKAEAEPPADAAGVTASTSRSLPLPTFIEMLRDKTGRHDVGVGSIRTTLFHHFGHDASPKVKRFVKVMVAKLRHDGKEVEQSHALRAALEQDVHSVEEVYAGPAAAAAAGRVPRNGVLVSGCQTDETSADATTPDGVSYGALSNAIQAVLAEGKRGAAVTNRELVVRARELLAKQGYTQQPGLYCSDEHAKLPFIC; via the exons ATGGGGCAGAAGCGCGCGGTGCTGGTGGGCATCAACTACCCGGGCACGGACGGGGAGCTCAAGGGCTGCCTCAACGACGTGTCTCGCATGCGACGGTGCCTCGTCGAACGCTTCGGGTTCGACGAGGCCGGCATCCGCgtgctcgccgacgccgacccgtccacgccgccgcccacggggGCCAACATCCGGCTGGAGCTCGAGCGGCTCGTGGCGGGCGCGCGCGCCGGGGACACGCTCTTCTTCCACTACAGCGGCCACGGCCTGCAGCTCCCCGCCGAGACCGGGGAGGACGACGACACCGGCTACGACGAGTGCATCGTGCCCTGCGACCTCAACCTGATCAAAG ACCAAGACTTCACGGAGCTCGTGGCGAAGGTCCCCGACGGCTGCCTCTTCACCATGGTCTCGGACTCGTGCCACAGCGGCGGCCTGATCGACAAGACCAAGGAGCAGATCGGGAACAGCACCAAGCAGAGCAAAGCCCAGCAGCTTCGTGACCGAGACATGAAGCCCCCTCCCGCCTCCGGGGCCGGGGCCTGCACCTGCACCTCCCTCCTGCGGATCATCCATGGCGCGCTCAAATCTCTGGGCATCCACCTCCCCTGCCATGGACACAAGCAGAGCACCCAAAATGGCGGCAAGGAGCCGGACgcgaaggcggaggcggagccgcCCGCAGACGCCGCCGGCGTCACCGCCAGCACCAGCCGGTCCCTGCCGCTGCCGACGTTCATCGAGATGCTCAGGGACAAAACCGGGAGGCACGACGTCGGCGTGGGGTCGATCCGGACCACGCTGTTCCACCACTTCGGCCACGACGCCAGCCCCAAGGTCAAGAGGTTCGTGAAGGTCATGGTCGCCAAGCTCCGGCACGACGGCAAGGAAGTCGAGCAATCGCACGCTCTCAGGGCGGCCCTGGAGCAGGACGTGCACAGCGTCGAGGAGGTGTACGCcgggccggctgctgctgcggcggccggcagggTGCCCCGGAACGGCGTCCTGGTCAGCGGGTGCCAGACGGACGAGACCTCGGCGGACGCGACGACGCCCGACGGCGTGTCGTACGGCGCGCTGAGCAACGCGATCCAGGCCGTCCTCGCCGAGGGGAAGCGCGGGGCGGCGGTGACGAACCGGGAGCTGGTGGTCAGGGCGCGGGAGCTGCTGGCCAAGCAGGGGTACACGCAGCAGCCCGGGCTCTACTGCAGCGACGAGCACGCCAAGCTGCCCTTCATCTGCTGA
- the LOC101765234 gene encoding phosphoglycerate kinase, chloroplastic, which translates to MASAAAPPTSLSLAARAATRAAAAAAATPLRRGGLAAGCQPARSLAFAAGDARLAVHVASRCRQASSARGTRAVATMAKKSVGDLTEADLEGKRVFVRADLNVPLDENQNITDDTRVRAAVPTIQYLIGKGAKVILSSHLGRPKGVTPKFSLAPIVPRLSELLGIQVQKADDVIGPEVEKLVSALPNGGVLLLENVRFYKEEEKNDPEFAQKLASLADLYVNDAFGTAHRAHASTEGVTKFLKPSVAGFLLQKELDYLVGAVSSPKRPFAAIVGGSKVSSKIGVIESLLEKCDILLLGGGMIFTFYKAQGLSVGASLVEEDKLELATSLLAKAKEKGVSLMLPTDVVIADKFAPDANSQIVPASAIPDGWMGLDIGPDSVASFNAALDTTQTVIWNGPMGVFEFDKFAVGTEAVAKKLAELSGKGVTTIIGGGDSVAAVEKVGVADVMSHISTGGGASLELLEGKELPGVIALDEAVVTV; encoded by the exons ATGGCgtccgcggccgcgcccccgaCCTCGCTCTCCCTCGCGGCCCGCGCGGCcaccagggccgccgccgccgccgctgccaccccgCTGCGCAGGGGTGGGCTCGCGGCGGGGTGCCAGCCGGCGCGGTCGCTGGCGTTCGCGGCGGGCGACGCGCGGCTCGCGGTCCACGTCGCGTCGAGGTGCCGGCAGGCGTCGTCCGCGCGGGGGACCCGCGCCGTGGCCACCATGGCCAAGAAGAGCGTCGGGGACCTCACGGAGGCCGACCTCGAGGGGAAGCGCGTCTTCGTGCGCGCCGACCTCAACGTGCCGCTCGACGAGAACCAGAACATCACCGACGACACCCgcgtccgcgccgccgtccccaccATCCAgtacctcatcggcaagggcgCCAAGGTCATCCTCTCCAGCCACTTG GGTCGCCCTAAGGGTGTTACTCCCAAGTTTAGCTTAGCTCCCATTGTGCCACGGCTGTCTGAGCTTCTTGGCATTCAG GTGCAAAAAGCTGACGATGTTATTGGCCCTGAAGTTGAGAAATTGGTGTCTGCCTTGCCCAACGGCGGTGTTTTGCTCCTTGAGAACGTAAGATTTtacaaggaagaggagaagaATGACCCAGAGTTTGCTCAGAAGCTTGCCTCCCTAGCAGATCTTTATGTTAATGATGCATTCGGAACAGCCCACAGGGCACATGCATCAACTGAGGGAGTTACCAAGTTCTTGAAGCCTTCTGTTGCAGGGTTCCTTTTGCAGAAG GAGCTTGACTACCTTGTTGGAGCTGTTTCGAGCCCTAAACGTCCATTTGCTGCCATCGTGGGTGGCTCAAAGGTGTCATCCAAGATCGGGGTTATTGAGTCCCTATTGGAAAAGTGTGATATCCTACTTTTGGGCGGTGGTATGATCTTCACATTTTACAAGGCACAAGGACTCTCTGTTGGTGCTTCATTGGTTGAGGAAGACAAACTTGAGCTCGCGACATCTCTCCTTGCAAAGGCAAAGGAAAAGGGTGTCTCCCTTATGTTGCCAACCGATGTTGTCATTGCTGATAAGTTTGCCCCTGATGCTAACAGCCAG ATTGTTCCAGCATCTGCGATTCCTGATGGTTGGATGGGGCTGGACATTGGTCCAGATTCTGTTGCTTCGTTCAATGCAGCCCTGGATACAACCCAGACAGTCATCTGGAATGGGCCCATGGGTGTTTTTGAATTCGACAAGTTCGCTGTAGGAACTGAG GCTGTTGCGAAGAAGTTGGCAGAGCTTAGCGGCAAGGGTGTCACAACCATCATTGGAGGCGGAGACTCTGTTGCAGCTGTCGAGAAGGTGGGAGTAGCTGATGTTATGAGCCACATCTCAACGGGAGGAGGTGCCAGTTTGGAATTGTTGGAAGGAAAGGAGCTTCCTGGAGTTATTGCGTTGGATGAAGCCGTTGTGACTGTATGA
- the LOC101765643 gene encoding uncharacterized protein LOC101765643 — MGTEFWKHLRGKELKGAASQLSLAPPGSHNEENLTASNTTGMLSQSQMTPSAPAHLAVPILESSYGSMPSPRAPDPCLPLFPITPTGDGQKRVMDMTDARDQGNNSNGIPACHPTMLSLGWNNGGTSSHGIQRVIAPHLPTSAMSSMAGDGRHPTMAAVASTNNYGMNINGMSASTASWLAYLAWRFTQPNNSGMGPNGFMRAQAPHLAAFYMPATPGVRRQSAPASSVTGTAAPRLPVMQSATVNTILSLAPPHSVPAGAIVALDDLQIKMEHDGTYDDTAIPLAVGMPAAAAGAAATYATSIPAPAMMDTRDGRASAFNPWRPHGFNPVDGPSSSSRQAQELQGGSNQYRASAFYPWCPGFKPVDGSSSSRQAQELQGGSNQGEQGAKPLLDLFKP; from the exons ATGGGAACGGAATTCTG GAAACACCTGAGAGGAAAGGAGCTTAAAGGTGCGGCATCCCAGCTAAGTTTGGCGCCTCCTGGTTCTCACAATGAAGAAAATTTGACAGCGAGCAACACCACCGGGATGCTCTCTCAATCTCAGATGACTCCATCTGCACCAGCTCATCTTGCAGTGCCAATTCTTGAGTCAAGCTATGGCAGCATGCCCTCTCCAAGAGCTCCTGACCCATGTCTTCCGTTATTCCCCATCACACCAACCGGAGATGGACAGAAGAGAGTGATGGACATGACAGATGCTCGGGACCAAGGCAATAACTCCAATGGCATTCCTGCTTGTCATCCTACAATGCTGTCATTAGGGTGGAACAACGGTGGTACGTCCTCACATGGCATCCAGAGAGTTATTGCGCCTCATCTTCCAACATCTGCCATGTCATCGATGGCTGGGGACGGACGCCACCCAACAATGGCAGCCGTGGCGAGCACCAACAACTATGGCATGAACATCAACGGAATGTCAGCGTCCACTGCCTCTTGGCTAGCTTACCTTGCGTGGCGCTTTACCCAGCCGAACAACAGTGGTATGGGGCCGAACGGCTTCATGAGAGCTCAAGCTCCTCACCTAGCTGCATTTTATATGCCAGCAACTCCTGGAGTCAGACGCCAGTCAGCACCGGCAAGCTCAGTGACAGGTACTGCGGCTCCGCGTCTCCCTGTGATGCAGTCCGCCACGGTGAACACCATACTCAGCCTGGCGCCCCCACATTCAGTCCCAGCTGGTGCTATAGTTGCTCTAGATGATCTCCAAATCAAGATGGAGCACGATGGGACTTATGATGATACTGCTATTCCTCTAGCTGTTGGCATGCCGGCTGCCGCAGCAGGAGCCGCAGCTACTTATGCAACTTCCATTCCTGCGCCAGCCATGATGGACACTAGAGACGGCAGAGCATCTGCATTCAACCCGTGGCGTCCTCATGGTTTCAACCCAGTCGACGGCCCGTCAAGCTCTTCAAGACAG GCACAGGAGTTGCAGGGTGGCAGCAATCAATATAGAGCATCTGCATTCTACCCATGGTGTCCTGGTTTCAAGCCGGTCGACGGCTCGTCAAGCTCAAGACAG GCACAGGAGTTGCAGGGTGGCAGCAATCAAGGGGAGCAAGGTGCCAAGCCACTGCTGGATCTGTTCAAGCCTTAG
- the LOC101766058 gene encoding uncharacterized protein LOC101766058: MKRENCTTIPRRSVERSRGREKGRRVLESSLSAAEPAHQPGMDAKNVGNEQEAQQKLDAVTGSVPRPNQETLKQFADSDAGNISPANGQEADVNMEAAISTEDVMRAGGFGAKDDIGSLLPTAIDSTDFEASLRDARDFEGEKEAPSHPGLGWKGEKADDGSKPSDVPQQLP, encoded by the exons ATGAAGAGAGAGAACTGCACAACGATTCCACGCCGAAGCGTAGAGCGCAGCAGAGGACGCGAGAAGGGGCGGCGAGTTCTTGAATCCTCTCTCTCCGCTGCTGAGCCTGCTCATCAACCCG GCATGGATGCAAAGAACGTAGGCAATGAACAAGAAGCTCAACAAAAGCTTGATGCGGTGACAGGCAGTGTTCCAAGACCTAATCAAGAGACCTTGAAACAGTTCGCAGATTCAGACGCTGGAAACATCAGTCCAGCAAATGGCCAGGAAGCTGACGTGAACATGGAAGCTGCCATCTCCACCGAGGACGTCATGCGAGCTGGCGGGTTTGGAGCAAAAGATGACATTGGCAGCCTCCTCCCAACAGCTATTGATTCGACAGATTTCGAGGCCTCGCTGCGGGACGCCCGCGACTTCGAAGGTGAGAAAGAGGCACCATCACATCCTGGACTGGGCTGGAAGGGGGAGAAAGCTGATGATGGTAGCAAACCATCAGATGTGCCGCAGCAGTTACCATGA